In Thermostichus vulcanus str. 'Rupite', a genomic segment contains:
- a CDS encoding HNH endonuclease yields the protein MKEKYGGQRILIPAVVREYILQRDGFRCLSCGKTASQAKLQIDHIVPIAHGGSNDISNLQTLCRDCNLRKKDRLDPRFRQHFRL from the coding sequence ATGAAAGAAAAATATGGTGGGCAGAGAATCCTCATCCCTGCTGTTGTGAGAGAATATATCTTGCAAAGAGATGGGTTTCGCTGCTTGAGTTGCGGGAAAACTGCTTCCCAAGCAAAACTTCAGATTGATCACATTGTTCCCATCGCTCATGGGGGGAGCAATGATATCAGCAACCTACAAACCCTTTGTCGGGACTGTAACTTAAGGAAGAAAGACCGCCTGGATCCTCGATTTCGCCAACACTTTCGACTTTAA
- a CDS encoding KGK domain-containing protein, protein MLDISFDLNKIGNGVIAFDQETYMISRIDDAIQSYFRRYDHMGYELDNYFANTKKIRTNVSHQDKPNWFNQKGIPCSVLAPETNGWQTGRVKVKLQVTLEFYPDNPESFMEIPAEKDELHLENGSPLDDLRVMEEQ, encoded by the coding sequence ATGTTAGATATATCCTTCGATTTAAACAAAATAGGGAATGGTGTTATTGCTTTTGATCAGGAAACATATATGATCTCTCGGATTGATGATGCAATTCAATCGTATTTCAGAAGATATGATCATATGGGATATGAGTTAGATAACTACTTTGCCAACACAAAGAAGATCAGAACAAATGTCTCTCATCAGGATAAGCCCAACTGGTTTAATCAGAAAGGGATCCCTTGCTCTGTCCTTGCACCAGAAACTAACGGTTGGCAGACTGGGCGAGTGAAAGTAAAACTGCAAGTGACGCTTGAGTTTTACCCAGACAATCCAGAATCATTCATGGAAATTCCTGCAGAGAAAGATGAGTTGCATTTAGAGAATGGATCGCCTTTGGATGATCTACGTGTCATGGAAGAACAGTGA
- a CDS encoding YgfZ/GcvT domain-containing protein: MSRLSGAPTAQLREDWTGSLLFDHSDWGRLHMKGSPGLEYLHNQSTQDLKALKPGQGAETVFVTPTAGILDLTTVYVGEENCWVWTSPQRRSPLIQSLGRMLPFVRGAQLSDETEQTFGFVLLGSESKSVLQGLMGSEQIPNEQYEHRQVELEGIRVHLACGTGLTQQGFRLWGELSGKAPLQECLLQAGAELGGAEQWEQLRLEAGRPAADRELTADYNPLEAGLWRAISLSKGCYIGQEVLAKQVTYKRIRQTLWGIHLRGTAEPGSEIWHGEDKIGSLTSVGLTSKGYIGLGYIRTKFEPKEGLEVQVGLVHGTLVPMPFLTYPPSL, encoded by the coding sequence ATGTCTCGGCTTTCTGGAGCACCCACTGCACAGCTAAGAGAGGATTGGACTGGATCCCTGCTGTTTGACCATTCGGATTGGGGTCGCCTGCACATGAAGGGATCCCCTGGGTTAGAGTACCTGCACAACCAAAGCACGCAAGATCTCAAGGCCCTCAAACCCGGACAGGGAGCAGAGACTGTCTTTGTCACTCCCACGGCAGGGATCCTGGATTTGACCACGGTGTATGTAGGAGAAGAGAACTGCTGGGTCTGGACTTCCCCGCAGCGACGCAGCCCGCTTATTCAAAGCTTGGGGCGGATGTTACCGTTCGTCAGGGGAGCACAGCTATCAGACGAGACGGAACAGACCTTTGGATTTGTGTTGCTGGGCAGCGAAAGTAAGTCGGTACTGCAAGGGTTAATGGGTTCGGAGCAAATCCCGAATGAACAATATGAACACCGACAGGTGGAGCTCGAGGGGATCCGGGTTCACCTGGCTTGCGGGACGGGCCTAACACAGCAGGGCTTTAGGCTTTGGGGTGAGCTGAGCGGGAAAGCACCCCTTCAAGAGTGTTTGCTGCAAGCTGGGGCGGAACTCGGGGGAGCTGAGCAATGGGAACAATTACGCCTTGAAGCGGGTCGCCCAGCCGCAGACCGAGAGCTCACCGCCGATTACAACCCCCTGGAGGCTGGACTTTGGCGGGCCATTTCTCTCTCGAAAGGTTGCTACATTGGCCAGGAAGTGTTGGCTAAACAAGTCACCTATAAGCGGATTCGACAAACTCTTTGGGGCATCCATTTGCGTGGCACAGCTGAACCTGGGTCAGAAATCTGGCATGGAGAGGATAAAATTGGCTCTTTGACCAGTGTAGGTTTAACTTCAAAAGGCTACATAGGCTTGGGATACATTCGCACGAAGTTTGAACCCAAAGAGGGCCTAGAAGTTCAGGTTGGACTGGTGCATGGGACTTTAGTCCCAATGCCGTTTTTGACTTATCCGCCCTCGCTTTAG